One window of the Mycobacterium sp. SVM_VP21 genome contains the following:
- the glgP gene encoding alpha-glucan family phosphorylase — protein MKALRRFTVRAHLPERLLALEQLSMNLRWSWEQPTQELFAAIDPELWDGCGRDPVALLGAVSPGRLEALAADQEFTARLDALAADLAAYLTRPRWYQHQQAGGAALPTAVAYFSMEFGVAEALPNYSGGLGILAGDHLKSASDLGVPLIAVGLYYRSGYFRQALTADGWQRETYPALDPQGLPLRLLVDADGRPVLIDVALPGAGRLRARIWVAQVGRVPLLLLDSDIGENPHQLRGITDRLYGGDQEHRIRQEILAGIGGVRAIREFTRLQGMPAPEVFHMNEGHAGFLGVERIRELIAEQGLDFDTALAVVRSATVFTTHTPVPAGIDRFPADMVRRYFDDGGDALVAGVPTARIMELGVEHDPGMFNMAHMGLRLAQRANGVSRLHGRVSRVMFNDLWPGFDGDEVPIGSITNGVHAPSWAAPPWLQLSRDVAATDSFSEPAAWQRLQQVDPVTLWSIRSQLRALLVDEVRLRLLQSGLERGSSEAELGWIATAFDPDVLTIGFARRVPTYKRLTLMLRDPDRLEQLLLDEQRPVQLIVAGKSHPADDDGKALIQQVVRFADRPEVRHRIAFLPDYDMSMARRLYSGCDVWLNNPLRPLEACGTSGMKSALNGGLNLSIRDGWWDEWFDGQNGWAIPTADGVADENRRDDLEAAALYDLLASSVVPKFYERDDRGVPPRWMEMVHHTLQTLGPKVLASRMVHDYVEQCYAPAAQSLRRTCEPIDGVPYGAARQLADYRRRAEAAWPHIQITDVDSTGLPDAPWLGSELTLTASVRLAGLRPDEVVVQAVLGRVDSGDTLLDPVTVAMSHVHTDSDGTEVFSTTSRLPVAGSVGYTVRVLPCHPLLSGDAELGLVTLA, from the coding sequence GTGAAGGCCCTCCGCCGGTTCACCGTTCGCGCCCACCTACCCGAGCGGCTGCTGGCCCTCGAGCAGCTGTCGATGAACCTGCGCTGGTCGTGGGAGCAGCCAACGCAGGAGCTCTTCGCCGCCATAGACCCCGAATTGTGGGACGGTTGTGGGCGTGATCCGGTAGCGCTGCTGGGGGCGGTCAGTCCCGGGCGGCTCGAGGCGCTGGCCGCCGACCAGGAGTTCACCGCCCGGCTCGATGCGCTGGCTGCCGACCTCGCGGCGTACTTGACCAGGCCGAGGTGGTATCAGCACCAGCAGGCCGGTGGGGCGGCGCTGCCGACGGCGGTCGCCTACTTCTCGATGGAATTCGGGGTCGCCGAAGCTCTGCCCAACTACTCGGGCGGCCTGGGGATCCTGGCCGGGGATCACCTGAAGTCAGCGTCGGATCTGGGCGTGCCGTTGATCGCGGTGGGGCTGTACTACCGGTCCGGATATTTCCGTCAGGCGCTGACCGCCGACGGCTGGCAACGCGAAACCTATCCGGCACTGGACCCGCAGGGGCTGCCGTTGCGGCTGCTGGTCGATGCCGACGGCAGACCGGTGCTGATCGATGTGGCGTTGCCCGGTGCCGGGCGGTTGCGGGCCCGGATCTGGGTCGCACAAGTGGGTCGAGTGCCGTTGTTGCTGCTGGATTCCGATATCGGTGAGAACCCGCACCAGCTGCGCGGAATCACCGACCGGCTCTACGGCGGCGACCAGGAGCATCGGATCCGTCAGGAGATCTTGGCGGGGATCGGCGGCGTGCGGGCCATCCGCGAATTCACCCGGTTGCAGGGCATGCCCGCTCCCGAGGTTTTTCACATGAACGAGGGGCACGCGGGCTTCCTCGGCGTCGAACGCATCCGTGAGCTGATCGCCGAGCAGGGTCTGGACTTCGACACCGCATTGGCCGTAGTCCGGTCGGCGACGGTGTTCACCACCCATACCCCGGTGCCGGCCGGAATCGACCGGTTTCCGGCCGACATGGTGCGCCGCTACTTCGACGACGGCGGTGATGCTTTGGTCGCCGGGGTGCCCACCGCGCGGATCATGGAACTGGGCGTGGAACACGATCCCGGCATGTTCAACATGGCCCACATGGGCCTGCGGCTCGCGCAGCGCGCCAACGGTGTCTCCCGGCTGCACGGGCGCGTCAGCCGGGTGATGTTCAACGACCTGTGGCCCGGGTTCGACGGCGACGAGGTGCCGATCGGCTCGATCACCAATGGCGTGCACGCGCCGAGTTGGGCGGCGCCGCCGTGGTTGCAGCTCAGTCGCGATGTGGCCGCGACCGACTCGTTCAGTGAGCCCGCGGCCTGGCAGCGCCTGCAACAGGTCGATCCCGTGACGCTGTGGTCCATCCGCTCGCAGCTGCGGGCACTGCTCGTCGACGAGGTCCGGCTGCGGCTGCTGCAATCCGGATTGGAACGCGGTTCCTCGGAAGCCGAGTTGGGTTGGATCGCTACGGCATTCGACCCTGACGTGCTGACCATCGGCTTCGCCCGGCGGGTGCCGACGTACAAGCGGCTGACGCTGATGCTGCGCGATCCCGACCGACTCGAGCAGCTGCTGCTCGATGAGCAGCGTCCCGTCCAGCTGATCGTCGCCGGCAAGTCTCATCCGGCCGACGACGACGGCAAGGCGCTGATTCAGCAGGTGGTGCGGTTCGCCGATCGCCCGGAGGTGCGGCACCGCATCGCCTTCCTGCCCGACTACGACATGTCGATGGCGCGGCGGCTTTACTCGGGATGCGATGTCTGGCTCAACAATCCGCTGCGCCCGTTGGAGGCCTGCGGCACCTCGGGAATGAAGAGCGCGCTCAACGGCGGGCTGAACCTGTCGATTCGCGACGGCTGGTGGGACGAGTGGTTCGACGGGCAGAACGGCTGGGCGATTCCCACCGCGGACGGTGTCGCCGACGAGAATCGGCGTGACGATCTGGAAGCTGCGGCGCTCTACGATCTGCTGGCGTCATCGGTGGTGCCGAAGTTCTACGAGCGCGACGACCGGGGCGTGCCGCCGCGCTGGATGGAGATGGTGCACCACACCCTGCAGACGCTGGGGCCGAAGGTACTGGCATCGCGGATGGTGCACGACTACGTGGAGCAGTGTTATGCCCCCGCCGCTCAATCCTTGCGGCGCACCTGCGAGCCGATCGACGGGGTGCCCTACGGTGCGGCCCGTCAGCTGGCCGACTACCGGCGCCGAGCGGAGGCGGCCTGGCCGCACATCCAGATCACCGACGTCGACAGCACCGGGCTGCCCGACGCGCCCTGGTTGGGATCGGAGCTGACCCTGACCGCCTCGGTGCGCCTGGCCGGCTTGCGGCCGGACGAGGTGGTGGTGCAGGCGGTGCTGGGCCGGGTGGATTCCGGTGACACCCTGCTGGATCCGGTCACCGTGGCGATGTCGCACGTCCACACCGACTCTGACGGAACGGAAGTTTTCTCCACGACCAGTCG